In Desulfobaculum bizertense DSM 18034, a genomic segment contains:
- a CDS encoding formate dehydrogenase accessory protein FdhE — translation MTFDPEAQLRRLQSRLAKLRKSQHIPSELIDLVEAVHTRQIRAQAEAKITLPETVSSPERVQAGVPLVSREDFPFDSEQAGTLFSEFLTLLSKSVAPMQQAVTTIQKALDSGELRTEQAFSAHLKADEDFFALWAEKTPEAPRVINFLAQSSLAPSLAAAAEALSSHTDLTLAQNHGHCPICGSLPYITDLHDKEGFRYASCSFCNSEYRIPRLSCAFCGEQDTQKLSYFKAEEEKGYRVDVCDSCHHYIKCSDFRDLDKKALHLVDDLESLSLDILAAKEGYTRPTLSALGF, via the coding sequence ATGACGTTTGATCCTGAGGCACAGTTGCGCCGCCTCCAGTCCCGACTGGCAAAGCTCCGCAAAAGTCAGCACATTCCATCCGAGCTTATTGACCTTGTCGAGGCTGTCCACACCAGACAGATTCGCGCTCAGGCTGAGGCCAAGATCACGCTTCCCGAAACTGTTTCCAGTCCAGAACGAGTTCAGGCAGGTGTCCCACTCGTTTCCCGAGAAGATTTTCCTTTTGATTCCGAACAGGCCGGCACGCTCTTTTCTGAATTCCTAACGCTTTTAAGTAAAAGCGTTGCCCCCATGCAGCAGGCCGTCACAACAATCCAAAAAGCTCTTGATTCTGGAGAACTGCGCACAGAACAAGCGTTCTCTGCGCACCTCAAGGCCGACGAAGACTTCTTTGCACTGTGGGCAGAAAAGACCCCCGAAGCGCCTCGAGTCATCAACTTCCTTGCCCAGTCCTCTCTGGCTCCAAGCCTTGCAGCCGCAGCAGAAGCCCTGTCCTCGCACACCGATCTGACTCTGGCCCAAAACCATGGACACTGCCCCATTTGCGGCAGCCTTCCGTACATTACGGACCTGCACGACAAGGAAGGCTTCCGGTATGCCAGCTGTTCCTTTTGCAACAGTGAATACCGAATCCCGCGCCTCAGCTGTGCTTTTTGTGGAGAACAGGACACCCAAAAGCTGTCCTATTTCAAAGCCGAAGAAGAAAAAGGCTACCGGGTAGATGTCTGCGACAGCTGCCATCATTACATCAAATGCTCTGACTTCCGGGACCTCGACAAGAAAGCCCTGCACCTTGTTGACGATCTGGAATCGCTGAGCCTTGATATTCTTGCAGCAAAAGAAGGCTACACCCGCCCCACTCTTTCGGCTCTGGGATTTTAG
- a CDS encoding transposase has translation MNQETPNFEEITRDEASARRYLLRFCWKNHQRFCPRCHSRRNYRLKNGRRRCARCRYTFHDFSSRWINNCNLTCVQWLHMIRLFQEEKTARTAAKELGVSYNTAYKAMTTIRFAILAHALDAKQLLGQNSVLGLHLNGRIFRGNDTAPVENPTPVFGIMDRGSWAFVDLLPGFDIETILHFSLNFQLKTVRLGNVIYTDRYQRYDTLICCVGNAPASDYFKTASTGLPIDKNNPGFWEFVSARLTKFHGVTPQRFPLYLKELELRYNSRHKDLFTILTSYLCDFVPEVE, from the coding sequence ATGAACCAAGAGACTCCAAACTTTGAAGAAATTACGCGTGATGAAGCATCTGCGCGCCGCTATCTGCTGCGCTTTTGCTGGAAGAATCATCAACGCTTTTGCCCTCGCTGCCACAGCCGGAGAAACTACCGGCTCAAAAATGGTCGCCGCAGATGCGCCCGCTGCCGCTACACTTTTCATGATTTTAGCAGCCGGTGGATTAACAACTGCAACCTGACCTGCGTGCAGTGGCTGCACATGATCCGACTTTTTCAGGAAGAGAAAACAGCCCGGACCGCAGCAAAAGAGCTTGGAGTCTCTTACAACACGGCCTACAAGGCCATGACCACAATCCGTTTTGCCATTCTGGCCCATGCCCTTGATGCCAAACAGCTTCTTGGACAGAACTCCGTTCTGGGCCTGCACCTTAATGGCCGTATCTTTCGCGGCAACGACACCGCCCCCGTCGAGAACCCCACCCCGGTTTTTGGTATCATGGACCGCGGCTCATGGGCCTTCGTTGACCTCTTGCCGGGCTTTGACATCGAGACCATTCTGCACTTTAGCCTCAACTTCCAGCTAAAAACAGTACGCCTCGGCAACGTCATCTACACTGACCGCTACCAGCGCTATGACACCCTGATCTGTTGCGTGGGCAACGCCCCGGCTTCGGACTATTTCAAAACCGCATCCACAGGCCTGCCCATCGACAAGAATAATCCCGGTTTCTGGGAATTCGTAAGCGCACGCCTCACTAAATTTCACGGTGTTACTCCCCAGCGTTTTCCGCTCTACCTCAAAGAGCTGGAGCTTCGCTACAATTCTCGCCACAAAGATCTCTTCACAATCTTGACCAGTTACCTGTGCGATTTCGTTCCCGAAGTGGAATAA
- a CDS encoding ABC transporter permease — protein MTAHSSETVQSSRVRSTQLLPGGLFIWLCCSFGFVVLAFILLPLYEMISQPSLEILMETAADSEVMGSIFLSIWTSMSASLVVFILGTPLAWLMARTQFPGKKIVESVIDLPIMLPHPVIGIALLSLAGRGHWFGEMLGSLGLSVMGSPTGIMMVMGFVGLPFYINAAKSGFESVPQRLENVARSLGASRASTFFRVTIPLCWRHMLAGFIMSTARAISEFGAIVIIAYHPRVAPVLMYERFTSYGLKYSQPVAVWLIAICLVLFVLLRALTLPRRDAE, from the coding sequence ATGACCGCTCATAGCTCAGAAACAGTTCAGTCCTCCCGGGTACGTAGCACTCAGCTCCTGCCCGGGGGGCTTTTTATTTGGCTCTGTTGTTCATTTGGCTTTGTTGTACTGGCCTTTATCCTGCTGCCGCTCTACGAGATGATTTCCCAGCCCAGTCTGGAAATTCTCATGGAGACAGCGGCTGACTCCGAGGTTATGGGGTCGATCTTCTTGTCTATCTGGACCTCTATGTCGGCCTCGCTCGTTGTGTTTATTTTGGGAACGCCTCTCGCGTGGCTGATGGCTCGCACGCAGTTCCCCGGTAAAAAGATTGTTGAGAGTGTCATTGACCTGCCCATCATGTTGCCGCATCCGGTTATTGGTATCGCGCTACTGAGCCTTGCTGGCCGGGGGCACTGGTTCGGCGAGATGCTTGGGAGCCTTGGCCTGAGCGTTATGGGAAGCCCGACGGGTATCATGATGGTCATGGGCTTTGTTGGACTGCCGTTTTACATCAATGCGGCAAAAAGCGGCTTTGAAAGCGTTCCCCAGCGCTTGGAAAATGTTGCCCGCAGTCTTGGTGCCAGCCGCGCCTCGACCTTTTTCCGGGTGACGATTCCCCTGTGCTGGCGGCACATGCTGGCTGGATTCATTATGAGCACGGCCCGTGCTATCAGCGAGTTTGGTGCAATTGTCATTATTGCCTATCATCCCCGTGTTGCTCCTGTGCTGATGTATGAACGTTTCACGTCATATGGCCTGAAATATTCCCAGCCTGTTGCTGTGTGGCTTATTGCCATTTGTCTTGTTCTCTTTGTGCTTTTGCGCGCTTTGACCCTGCCCCGGAGGGATGCAGAATGA
- the mobA gene encoding molybdenum cofactor guanylyltransferase — MSITVPNALILAGGKSTRLGQDKVGLHWSGSIMLRRMMNLATPFCDQVFVSGRNPDQHEIDAPWIPDQYTGIGPIGGIISGLRTLGTPLLVLACDLPLLDSESLTLLLRENARRPKEKVMTTFLQKETGFIESLIAVYQPSALEWLEESAENGIYKLSRAIPPEKRHHIEYSAAKSNTFFNINYPEDLEKLRDIERQQLALIAQDHL, encoded by the coding sequence ATGAGCATAACGGTACCAAACGCACTTATTCTGGCCGGAGGCAAGAGTACCAGACTGGGGCAGGACAAGGTTGGTCTTCACTGGTCAGGTTCCATCATGCTTCGCAGGATGATGAATCTGGCCACGCCCTTTTGTGACCAGGTTTTTGTTTCTGGCCGCAACCCGGACCAGCATGAGATTGATGCCCCGTGGATTCCGGATCAGTACACAGGCATAGGCCCAATTGGTGGAATTATCTCTGGTCTTCGGACCCTTGGGACTCCGCTTCTGGTTCTTGCCTGTGACCTCCCCCTGCTCGACAGCGAGAGTCTGACCCTCCTCCTTCGCGAAAATGCCCGTCGTCCCAAAGAAAAAGTGATGACAACATTTTTGCAAAAAGAAACAGGTTTTATCGAGTCCCTTATTGCGGTATACCAGCCTTCCGCACTGGAATGGCTTGAAGAGTCCGCAGAAAACGGAATATATAAACTCAGCAGGGCAATCCCACCCGAAAAGCGCCATCATATTGAGTATAGCGCGGCAAAATCCAATACGTTTTTCAATATCAACTACCCGGAAGATCTTGAAAAACTCAGAGATATTGAACGCCAACAGCTTGCCCTGATTGCGCAAGACCACCTCTGA
- the wtpA gene encoding tungstate ABC transporter substrate-binding protein WtpA — translation MISLLRRTLKMAVLTAFALSLAVPAFAQPSGKVIIFHAGSLSVPFKAIEDKFEKAHPGIDILREAGGSTKMARMISELGKPADIMASADFTVIDKNLVPKFANNNIRFASNQLVLCYTDKSRYADEITADNWYEILQRKDVVWGHSEPNIDPCGYRSVMVLQLAEKFYGKPGLYEKLLANRPKKNIRPKSVELISMLESGNMDYAWEYLSVAVQHGLKYVKLDDHINLGNYKFDPFYAQAKVKVTGKKPGEFITRTGKSCTYGITLLNDAPNREAATLFMDYLLDPEGGLKILRDMGQPPFAPARVSSEEMVKALPASLQKRVEVRN, via the coding sequence GTGATTTCACTTTTGAGACGCACACTGAAAATGGCAGTGCTGACGGCTTTTGCCCTTAGCCTTGCTGTTCCTGCTTTTGCCCAGCCCTCTGGGAAAGTCATTATTTTCCACGCGGGAAGCCTTTCTGTGCCGTTCAAGGCCATTGAAGACAAGTTTGAAAAAGCTCATCCCGGCATCGACATCCTGCGCGAAGCTGGCGGCAGCACCAAAATGGCGCGCATGATCTCCGAGCTTGGCAAGCCTGCCGACATCATGGCTTCTGCTGACTTCACTGTTATTGACAAGAACCTCGTTCCGAAATTTGCCAACAACAATATCCGTTTTGCCAGCAACCAGCTTGTTCTCTGCTACACAGACAAGAGCCGCTACGCTGACGAAATTACTGCTGACAACTGGTACGAAATCCTCCAGCGCAAAGACGTTGTCTGGGGCCATTCCGAGCCGAACATCGACCCCTGCGGATATCGTAGCGTGATGGTGCTCCAGCTGGCTGAAAAGTTTTATGGCAAGCCCGGCCTCTACGAGAAGCTTCTTGCTAACCGCCCGAAAAAGAACATCCGTCCCAAGTCTGTTGAGCTGATTTCCATGCTGGAATCCGGCAACATGGATTACGCATGGGAGTACCTGTCTGTGGCTGTCCAGCACGGCCTCAAGTACGTCAAGCTTGATGACCACATCAACCTTGGCAACTACAAGTTTGATCCTTTCTATGCTCAGGCAAAGGTCAAAGTGACTGGCAAGAAGCCCGGCGAGTTTATCACCCGTACAGGCAAGTCCTGCACCTACGGCATCACGCTCCTGAACGACGCCCCGAACCGTGAAGCTGCAACCCTGTTCATGGATTACCTGCTCGACCCTGAGGGCGGCCTGAAAATCCTCCGCGACATGGGCCAGCCGCCGTTTGCCCCGGCTCGCGTGTCTTCTGAAGAGATGGTCAAGGCTCTGCCTGCCTCCCTCCAGAAGCGTGTTGAAGTCCGTAACTAG
- the moaA gene encoding GTP 3',8-cyclase MoaA, translating to MFHDSYGREVNYIRLSVTDRCNLQCFYCRTDGCVKFIPHENVLSYEEMLRLVKAAEKMNVSKLRLTGGEPFVRKDFLAFLGMLKEECPKLDVRITTNGTLLGGKVPALKHLGIKRINISLDTLKAEKFKEITSRDFLPRVERAIDDCLHYGLTVKINVVAMRGVNDNEIRDFVKLAKVLPVDIRFIEFMPIGGCSHWKEGYAISAKEILQEAQSVAKLTPLEKKSKTDGPARLYSIQNGEGRIGMISAMSDHFCKTCNRLRITSDGRLRTCLFSDKEYKLRPALRNSRLDDDQLLRIMQRATESKPLGYKLLEKRLNSASVCTKAMSSIGG from the coding sequence ATGTTTCATGACAGTTATGGCCGCGAGGTCAATTACATCCGCCTTTCCGTTACAGACCGCTGTAACCTCCAGTGCTTCTATTGCCGAACTGACGGGTGCGTAAAATTCATCCCGCACGAAAATGTTTTGAGCTATGAGGAGATGCTGCGACTGGTCAAGGCTGCGGAGAAGATGAACGTCAGCAAACTGCGGCTGACTGGTGGCGAACCATTCGTTCGCAAAGACTTCCTTGCATTTCTCGGAATGCTTAAAGAGGAGTGTCCAAAACTTGATGTGCGCATCACAACCAACGGAACCCTGCTCGGGGGCAAGGTGCCCGCGCTTAAACACCTCGGTATAAAGCGCATCAATATTTCACTCGACACACTCAAGGCCGAAAAATTCAAGGAAATCACCTCGCGTGACTTTTTGCCCCGTGTCGAGCGCGCCATTGACGACTGTCTGCACTATGGCCTAACAGTAAAGATAAATGTCGTGGCAATGCGGGGCGTCAATGACAATGAAATCAGAGATTTCGTCAAACTTGCCAAGGTCCTGCCTGTCGACATTCGCTTTATCGAATTTATGCCCATTGGGGGCTGCTCACACTGGAAAGAAGGCTATGCCATCTCAGCAAAAGAAATTTTGCAGGAGGCCCAAAGCGTGGCCAAGCTGACCCCTCTGGAAAAGAAGAGCAAAACAGATGGTCCGGCACGACTCTATTCCATACAAAATGGAGAAGGCCGCATTGGTATGATTTCTGCCATGTCTGACCATTTCTGCAAGACCTGCAACAGACTGCGCATTACCTCTGATGGCCGCCTGAGGACCTGCCTGTTCTCCGACAAGGAATACAAACTCCGCCCTGCCCTGCGAAATTCGCGACTGGATGATGACCAGCTGCTTCGCATCATGCAGCGCGCCACGGAGAGCAAGCCCCTGGGATACAAACTGCTGGAGAAGCGCCTAAACAGCGCCTCAGTATGTACCAAGGCTATGTCTTCCATTGGTGGCTAA
- the fdnG gene encoding formate dehydrogenase-N subunit alpha, giving the protein MKRREFLKLSAVGAAATAFGGLGVSLTPTRARAQLLKTSWAKQTTSICCYCAVGCGLIVHTDTMSHHAINVEGDPDHPINEGSLCAKGASIWALGENSRREKNVLYRAPYSDKWEAKSWDWALDRIARRIKDTRDASFTEKNAKGQTVNRCNGIASVGSAALDNEECWAYQAFLRSLGLVYIEHQARIUHSATVAALAESFGRGAMTNHWIDLKNSDRVLIMGSNAAENHPISFKWVLRAKDRGAKVIHVDPRFTRTSTKADIYAPIRSGSDIGFLGGFIKYILEKKLYFKEYVVNNTNAAFIVKEGFGFKDGIFTGYNSETSSYDKSSWDFEYESEGVPRRDETLKHPRCVFQLLKKHYSRYTLDKVESVTGTSKEDLLKVYSTYAESGKPDQAGTIMYAMGWTQHTVGVQNIRTMCIIQLLLGNIGIAGGGVNALRGESNVQGSTDQCLLWHILPGYLGIPKASYDGLNGYIDTLNAKNIRGAKDPKSAAWWQNYPKYMSSFLKAMYPDVEPKESYEWMPKVDDGVNYSWLNLFERMDKGDFKGFFAWGQNPACGGANSNKTRLAMAELDWMVNVNIFDNETGSFWHGPGMDPKKVKTECFFLPCAVSIEKEGSITNSGRWMQWRYQGPDPWGNTRPDGEIIAELMEKVKKLYEKEDGAFKKPVLGLGTKLWKGEHGIFDPHSVAKLINGYFLKDVTIKGKKFRKGQLVPSFAFLQDDGSTSSGNWLYCQSYTEKGNMAARRDTTQTPEQAKIGLYPNWAWCWPVNRRIIYNRASVNPKGQPYAPQKAVIAWKDGKWIGDVPDGGWAPGSKYPFIMLPSGHGHIFGPGRADGPFPEYYEPMECPIDEHPFSKQLNNPTALQFKKEYKAVCDPRYPFICSTYRVTEHWQSGIMTRYTPWLLEAEPQMFCEMNPEMAKMKGIKNGDKVIVENTRGKLWAIAIVTPRLRPFKVMGKTVHMVGIPWHFGWVFPKDGGDAANLLTPSVGDPNTGIPETKAFMVNVRKA; this is encoded by the coding sequence ATGAAACGCAGAGAATTTTTGAAGCTCTCGGCCGTAGGTGCTGCGGCGACCGCCTTTGGCGGTCTGGGTGTCTCCCTGACGCCCACCCGAGCACGCGCTCAGCTTCTGAAAACAAGCTGGGCCAAACAGACAACTTCCATCTGCTGTTACTGTGCAGTTGGTTGTGGCCTTATTGTCCACACGGACACCATGTCTCACCACGCCATCAATGTTGAGGGCGACCCCGACCATCCCATCAATGAAGGTTCGCTTTGTGCTAAAGGTGCATCCATCTGGGCACTGGGCGAAAACTCCCGCCGCGAAAAAAACGTTCTTTACCGCGCTCCCTACAGCGACAAATGGGAAGCCAAAAGCTGGGACTGGGCACTGGACCGCATTGCCCGCCGCATCAAGGACACCCGTGATGCCAGCTTTACCGAAAAGAACGCCAAGGGCCAGACAGTCAACCGTTGTAACGGTATCGCTTCTGTAGGCTCCGCCGCACTTGATAACGAAGAATGCTGGGCATATCAGGCATTCCTCAGATCCCTCGGCCTGGTGTATATTGAGCATCAGGCTCGTATCTGACACAGCGCAACTGTTGCGGCTCTGGCAGAGTCGTTCGGACGCGGTGCGATGACGAATCACTGGATTGACCTCAAAAACAGTGATCGAGTTCTTATCATGGGCAGTAATGCTGCCGAAAACCATCCTATTTCCTTCAAGTGGGTACTTCGGGCAAAAGACCGTGGCGCAAAGGTTATTCACGTTGACCCACGCTTTACGCGTACCTCTACAAAAGCCGACATCTATGCCCCAATTCGTTCTGGCTCGGATATCGGCTTCCTTGGTGGCTTCATCAAGTACATTCTTGAAAAGAAGCTCTATTTCAAGGAATACGTCGTCAACAACACCAACGCCGCTTTCATCGTCAAAGAAGGCTTTGGATTCAAGGACGGCATCTTCACAGGCTACAACAGCGAAACAAGCAGCTACGACAAAAGTTCCTGGGACTTTGAGTATGAATCCGAAGGCGTTCCGCGTCGCGACGAGACCCTCAAACATCCCCGCTGCGTTTTCCAGCTTCTGAAAAAGCACTACAGCCGCTACACACTGGATAAGGTTGAGTCCGTTACCGGTACCTCAAAAGAAGACCTGCTTAAGGTCTACTCCACCTATGCCGAATCCGGTAAGCCCGATCAGGCCGGTACCATCATGTACGCAATGGGCTGGACCCAGCACACCGTTGGTGTTCAGAACATCCGTACGATGTGCATCATCCAGCTTCTGCTCGGCAACATCGGTATTGCTGGCGGTGGCGTCAACGCCCTTCGCGGTGAATCCAACGTACAGGGCTCCACTGACCAGTGTCTGCTCTGGCACATCCTGCCCGGCTATCTTGGCATCCCCAAGGCATCCTATGACGGACTGAATGGCTACATTGATACCCTCAATGCCAAAAACATCCGCGGAGCCAAGGACCCCAAGAGTGCTGCATGGTGGCAGAACTATCCCAAGTACATGTCCAGCTTCCTGAAAGCCATGTACCCAGACGTTGAGCCTAAAGAATCCTACGAGTGGATGCCCAAGGTTGACGATGGCGTCAATTATTCGTGGCTGAACCTGTTTGAGCGCATGGACAAGGGCGACTTCAAGGGCTTCTTTGCCTGGGGTCAGAACCCGGCCTGTGGTGGCGCAAACTCCAACAAGACCCGCCTTGCAATGGCCGAGCTGGACTGGATGGTCAACGTCAACATCTTTGACAATGAGACCGGCAGCTTCTGGCATGGTCCCGGCATGGACCCCAAGAAGGTCAAGACAGAGTGCTTCTTCCTTCCCTGCGCCGTGTCCATTGAAAAAGAAGGCTCCATCACCAACTCTGGCCGCTGGATGCAGTGGCGCTATCAGGGACCTGATCCGTGGGGCAACACCCGACCTGACGGCGAAATCATCGCTGAACTTATGGAAAAGGTGAAAAAGCTCTACGAGAAAGAAGATGGCGCGTTCAAAAAGCCCGTTCTCGGTCTTGGCACCAAGCTGTGGAAAGGCGAACATGGCATCTTTGACCCGCATTCCGTAGCAAAACTTATCAACGGCTATTTCCTGAAAGACGTGACCATCAAAGGCAAAAAGTTCCGCAAGGGACAGCTTGTTCCAAGCTTTGCGTTCCTTCAGGATGATGGCTCTACCAGCTCTGGTAACTGGCTCTACTGCCAGTCCTACACAGAAAAGGGCAACATGGCCGCCCGCCGTGACACCACCCAGACCCCAGAACAGGCCAAAATTGGCCTGTATCCAAACTGGGCATGGTGCTGGCCCGTCAACCGCCGCATCATCTACAACCGCGCATCCGTTAACCCAAAAGGCCAGCCGTATGCTCCCCAGAAAGCTGTTATTGCGTGGAAGGATGGAAAGTGGATTGGCGACGTTCCGGATGGTGGCTGGGCACCGGGCAGCAAGTACCCGTTCATTATGTTGCCTAGTGGTCATGGTCATATTTTTGGACCCGGCCGTGCAGACGGTCCCTTCCCAGAGTATTATGAACCAATGGAATGCCCAATTGACGAGCATCCGTTCTCCAAACAGCTGAACAACCCGACCGCACTGCAATTCAAGAAAGAATACAAGGCAGTGTGTGACCCGCGCTACCCCTTCATCTGCTCCACCTACCGTGTCACTGAACACTGGCAGAGTGGTATCATGACCCGCTACACCCCGTGGCTCCTCGAGGCTGAACCGCAGATGTTCTGCGAAATGAACCCCGAGATGGCAAAGATGAAAGGCATCAAGAACGGCGACAAGGTCATCGTGGAAAACACGCGTGGCAAGCTGTGGGCAATTGCAATTGTCACTCCTCGTCTTCGCCCCTTCAAAGTTATGGGTAAAACCGTCCACATGGTCGGTATCCCGTGGCACTTCGGATGGGTTTTCCCCAAGGATGGCGGTGATGCAGCAAACCTGCTGACACCTTCCGTAGGTGACCCAAACACCGGTATTCCTGAGACTAAAGCGTTCATGGTGAACGTGCGCAAGGCATAG
- a CDS encoding formate dehydrogenase accessory sulfurtransferase FdhD produces MESTTSSQSDDSPQLCELPCQQFKKNTWHEFTDTVTPEHGLDVILDGTQIASLTAFPDKLEQLVLGHILLDHGQPERCPELEKQENDRWFLRLVKDTRPAAKTTAPRPLTGSELLDSMSQFIQSEGRWEATGCFHRAAVFDPETREFLVQTEDIGRHNCLDRLAGWALQNGRRLDGLFLFVSARATASLVQKAINAGFACMISRSAVTTQGIARARKAKMTLVGFAREHRFTVFDDPEQHIQHDHS; encoded by the coding sequence ATGGAGAGCACGACGTCATCGCAGTCTGACGACAGCCCGCAGCTTTGCGAGCTGCCATGTCAGCAGTTTAAGAAGAACACATGGCATGAGTTCACGGACACCGTGACTCCAGAACACGGTCTGGATGTCATTCTTGATGGCACACAGATCGCATCTCTCACCGCCTTTCCGGACAAGCTCGAACAGCTTGTCCTTGGGCACATCCTGCTCGATCACGGCCAGCCAGAACGCTGCCCAGAGCTGGAAAAGCAGGAGAATGACCGCTGGTTCCTGCGTTTGGTCAAAGATACACGTCCCGCAGCAAAAACCACCGCGCCAAGGCCACTAACAGGGTCAGAGCTTCTGGACTCCATGAGCCAGTTCATTCAGTCAGAAGGGCGCTGGGAAGCAACGGGCTGTTTTCATCGCGCGGCTGTTTTTGACCCGGAAACCCGCGAGTTCCTTGTGCAGACAGAAGATATTGGTCGGCACAACTGTCTCGACAGACTGGCAGGCTGGGCCTTGCAAAATGGACGACGCCTGGACGGGCTTTTTCTTTTTGTTTCTGCCCGGGCCACGGCCTCGCTGGTGCAAAAGGCCATCAATGCAGGCTTTGCCTGCATGATAAGCCGAAGCGCCGTCACCACACAGGGCATTGCCCGCGCACGCAAGGCCAAAATGACGCTTGTCGGCTTTGCTCGCGAGCACCGCTTTACGGTCTTTGATGACCCAGAGCAGCATATCCAGCACGACCACAGCTAA